CATCCAGTATCAATTTTTAAAGTCTCCCCATGCTTTAATTCCTTTTCACATGACCGCCTGCATGGACAAATGCCATCCCGTCTCCTTCAAGTTTTTGCATGATAAATCCCTCGCCTCCAAACAAGCCGGTACCCAGCTTGCGTTGAAATTCTATACCCACCTGCACGCCTTTGGCTGCGCATAAAAAAGCATCTTTCTGGCAGATCATTTTACCCCCAGGGCATACAAGTCTAAGGGAATGATTTTGCCAGGATAAGGAGATGCAATGAAACACGGTGTTTATTCATACCCATATTAGTAAAAGCGGTCATAAACAAACTTTCCCCGGTGAGAACACGCTTACCTGCGGACATTAACTTTCCGAGAAACCCTTTATCATGATTACGGCCATCCCCAAAGATTGTTTCCATCTGGATGGGTTCGTCCATCATCATAAAAGCTCCGGCTTCAGCGATGGCTGTTTCACTGGGATCCAGCTCTATCTCCACATATTGCATTTCTTCGCCATAGATTTTGTAGTCTATCTCGTGATCTTGTATTCCCGACATGTAATTTTTTTTGGCAAAGGTAACAGATTTAGCAGCTTCACCCCACACCTCAATCCACCAATCTATATCCAACTCCTTTTAAAGTAATGATTTGTATTTGTTCATCCTCTTTGAGGTAGTCCCTCAATTTTGTAATGTACACATCGAGATTGCGGGAATTGAAAAAAGAATCATCGCCCCAGATTTTATCAAGGATGTTTTTACGCAGGACAGTTTCGTGTTTATTCTCCAGGAGCATGGACAGCAGCTCCGTCTCGCGGTGGGACAATCTTTTTGTTTTTTCGTTTAACAACAATTCCTGGCGGCCTTGAAAGAATAGGTATCTGCCTAGGGGGATAAAATCTTGTTTGGAATCTGGGTAAGGAGTTTTATTGACGAGTGCCAACAAATTTTTAATCCTTACGATCAATTCTTCCATACTGAACGGTTTGCGGATATAATCGTTGCCTCCGCTACTAAACCCATCGAGGGCATCTTCCGTTTGATTTTTGGCAGTAAGAAAGATGATGGGTACATTTTTGTCCTGCAGGCGAATGCGTTTACTGACTTCATACCCATCCAGATGAGGAAGCATTACATCCAGCACACAGATGTCAGGTTGGAATTCAGTGAAAGCTGACACAGCATGATCTCCTCTCGTCACTAACCGGACCTCAAATTGGCGACTACTTAAAGTTTCACTGACGATTTTCGCCAGGTTGGGTTCGTCCTCTACGTACAATAGTCTGATCATCCGGCAGGGAGTATAACATTAAATACAGATCCTTTACCCAGTTCGCTATCGATGGATATAGCACCACCCATTTCTTTGACGATTCGCCAGACAAAAGCCAATCCTAAGCCATGCCCTTTGACCGTATGGACATTGCCACGGGGTACACGATAAAACTTTTCGAAAATTTTTTGCTGATGGTCACTGCCTATTCCGGGGCCATTGTCTTTTACTATGAGTTCTACCTGATCTTGATTCTTATTGATATAGATGTCTATCTGGGGTTCTTCCTTGTCGCTGTATTTTAGAGCATTGTCGAGTAGATTGTAGACGATGCCGGACACCCACTGAGGATCGGCATACAGGCTGATATCAGGCTCGGATTGATGGATCAGAATACGGGTATGTTGCTTTTCAGTCTGCAGCTGCAAGGTCTCTGTGATATTAGTGACCAGTTGTGTAAGAGGGATGATCTCTTTTTGGGCGGCTGGTAAGGCCCGATCGATATTGGACATAGACAGCACCCGATCGACCAGGAGCGATAGTCGATCCAGTTCATTACGGGATATCCTCAGGTAATCATCCCTTTTGGCGACATCATTGATTCCATCAAACTCGTGCAGCGCTTCTAGTGCTACACGCACCGTCGAAATGGGGGTCTTAAGCTCATGAGTCATGTTTTGAATGAAATCACTTTTGGCTTCGAGAAGATTTTTCTCTTCTGATCGTTGTGGTCATACTGTAGAATGCCAGGCCCAGGCAAGCCAATAACAGAAGCGCCAAAAAAATTCCGCCCATAATTTTTTTAATATCAACCAGGGTTCTGGTTGCAGCAACACATCAAATTTTTCATTGGTAG
Above is a genomic segment from Saprospiraceae bacterium containing:
- a CDS encoding response regulator transcription factor, whose amino-acid sequence is MIRLLYVEDEPNLAKIVSETLSSRQFEVRLVTRGDHAVSAFTEFQPDICVLDVMLPHLDGYEVSKRIRLQDKNVPIIFLTAKNQTEDALDGFSSGGNDYIRKPFSMEELIVRIKNLLALVNKTPYPDSKQDFIPLGRYLFFQGRQELLLNEKTKRLSHRETELLSMLLENKHETVLRKNILDKIWGDDSFFNSRNLDVYITKLRDYLKEDEQIQIITLKGVGYRLVD
- a CDS encoding HAMP domain-containing histidine kinase gives rise to the protein MTHELKTPISTVRVALEALHEFDGINDVAKRDDYLRISRNELDRLSLLVDRVLSMSNIDRALPAAQKEIIPLTQLVTNITETLQLQTEKQHTRILIHQSEPDISLYADPQWVSGIVYNLLDNALKYSDKEEPQIDIYINKNQDQVELIVKDNGPGIGSDHQQKIFEKFYRVPRGNVHTVKGHGLGLAFVWRIVKEMGGAISIDSELGKGSVFNVILPAG